The Amycolatopsis sp. 195334CR genome window below encodes:
- a CDS encoding alpha/beta fold hydrolase: MAAPPARLAAATSNLLGKVLKGGVADLRPVPRVLIDHGPNRSVYRLTSGGQAPDGPPVLLVPPLAAPALCFDLRRGCSLAEHLVDAGRRTYLVDYGTVAFSDRRLGIEHWIEEVLPRAIRRVSEDSGGQGVHLVAWCLGGIFSLLTTADQPELPVESVVTVASPFDFTAIPLVAPFRPLVDLTGGHLLTPFYRVLGGAPSYLVSRVFRATGLHKEITKPLAILKNLDDRDYLAQIEAVDHFMDNMAAYPGRTFGQLYHRFFRANDLAEGSVDLNGRIISLSGVKVPTLIVAGENDTIAPRAAVQRLTGLLDNAPDVRFETAPGGHLGVLTGRKARGTTWRYIDEFHAEQL, from the coding sequence ATGGCAGCACCGCCGGCCCGGCTGGCCGCCGCGACCTCCAACCTGCTCGGCAAGGTGCTCAAGGGCGGGGTCGCCGACCTGCGCCCGGTGCCGAGGGTGCTGATCGACCACGGCCCCAACCGGTCGGTGTACCGGCTGACCTCGGGCGGCCAGGCGCCGGACGGACCGCCGGTGCTGCTGGTGCCGCCGCTGGCCGCGCCCGCGTTGTGCTTCGACCTGCGTCGCGGGTGCAGCCTCGCCGAGCACCTGGTCGACGCCGGGCGGCGGACCTATCTGGTCGACTACGGCACGGTCGCCTTCTCCGACCGGCGGCTCGGCATCGAGCACTGGATCGAGGAGGTCCTGCCGCGCGCGATCCGGCGGGTGAGCGAGGACTCCGGCGGGCAGGGCGTGCACCTGGTCGCCTGGTGCCTCGGCGGCATCTTCTCGCTGCTGACCACCGCCGACCAGCCGGAGCTGCCGGTCGAGTCGGTGGTGACGGTGGCTTCGCCGTTCGACTTCACCGCGATCCCGCTGGTGGCCCCGTTCCGGCCGCTGGTGGACCTGACCGGCGGGCACCTGCTCACGCCCTTCTACCGGGTGCTCGGCGGCGCACCGTCCTATTTGGTCAGCAGGGTGTTCCGGGCGACCGGGCTGCACAAGGAGATCACCAAGCCGCTGGCGATACTGAAGAACCTGGACGACCGGGACTACCTCGCCCAGATCGAGGCGGTCGACCACTTCATGGACAACATGGCGGCCTACCCCGGGCGCACGTTCGGGCAGCTGTACCACCGGTTCTTCCGCGCGAACGACCTCGCCGAGGGCAGCGTGGACCTGAACGGGCGGATCATCTCGCTGTCCGGGGTGAAGGTGCCGACGCTGATCGTGGCCGGGGAGAACGACACCATCGCCCCGCGCGCGGCGGTCCAGCGGCTCACCGGCCTGCTGGACAACGCCCCGGACGTGCGGTTCGAGACCGCGCCCGGCGGGCACCTCGGCGTGCTGACCGGCCGGAAGGCACGCGGCACCACCTGGCGCTACATCGACGAGTTCCACGCCGAACAGCTCTGA